TTTCATTGCATGTTGACTATGCTCACAAGCTGAGATTCAGAAACATTTTCTCAAGATTAAAAATCTGATCATCTAAGAATCCTTCTCCGACGCAATTAAGAAAAAAAGATTTAGACAAATTCAACTATATAAATTATCTCCCCATTGGTTTAATAACAAAAAAGACATCTTTTATTCTaccaacaaaaagaaagaaaatttgttATAAGAACATAAAGCCTCACCTTGTTGATATCCAGATCGGGCGACCAGGAACGGAGAAGTTTCAAGAAGTACTCAAACATCTCCACGGACGACTTAAATCCCTTCGGCCCGACATTCGCTGCCTCCGATTCCCTCCCATCCCCACACCCGCCCACCTCCAGATCGCCTCCACCTTCCCTCTTTCCGTCAACTCCATCCGTCTTTTCTTCTTCCCAAGACCCCTCCACCTTCTGTCTCTTCAAACCACAGTCCTCCTCGTCGTCCTCTTCCCGTCCCCTTTTCTCAGTGCCGCTTCCGCTCTCGGACGGAACCTCCTCGGCCACAAGCCCGCCTCCCTCGGGGACCTGGGGCTTCTCTGCGTGCTCGTCCCCCATGATCGAAGAGAAGAGCTCCGCGATCGGCGGAGGCTCCAGCTCGTAGGTTCAATTGATCAAACACTAACCCTAACCGGGTTTCAGGGGGCGGCCGTCCGGCCGGCCGGTAATATAACATAACTTATGACTTGTCACGTGAGGAGGAGGTGATTATCTATTTATTATCCttttttaaagaagaaaaatactattgttaaTTAATGAACTATAATTTCTATCAACAAAATAAAATGTAGTCAACAAATATTCCATCATGCAATTAGTAATATAATAAATTTTGTTTCATTTTAATAATATGCTATGAAGTGACTCTACTAAATAAGCTCAAGAATGTTGACTTAGTTTGATTGCTTTGCCAAGTATAATTGACTTAATTGTGGATAAATGTGAGACATCCAACCAACCATTGCCATGTCATGGATATTATTTGTCAATCATTCATGTGGTCACTCATCCAGTCAACCAAATACAGCATCAAAATCTGCCTCACAAGAAGGCAGTGAAAGGTTCCTTGACTTTTGGGTCAACTTTAGACCAAGTCAACTTCCTTGTCTCTTCCCCTTCATTAGGATGTTTGCCAAATAGTGATCCAATTAGCACATCCTGCGTTTGGTCAACTTGGCAAAGTCAACCATAAGAACATCAATTTGCATTAATGAGGTGTGCAGAAAAACTGCTCCAAGAGAATAGCTGTCTTCGTCGGTCTCAACCCTCCGCAATTACTTCCGAAGACTGCAATCCTAATAACGAGATACTGATACATTAAAAATACTAAATGATAATGGTTACTAACTTAGGAAATTATGTCAGAAAATTCATCCGACCTTATGATTCAGCAAAGTTATTACAGAAGCTGCTTAATTTGGATGCTCATAAAGCTGAAGAGACTAAGCTTAGCGGTTCCACACATTCTCATGGCGATCGATCAAGACCGGCGGTTCAGTGGTCGAGCTTCAAGACCACCGCCAGCCCTCCTCTCCAGCTTGTAAGGCATGTGTGTTCCCAAGATCATGTCCCATGTGATGAAGAATGGCTGCGAGAAGTTGTACTTGTTGCCGTAGAGCTGATGATGGACATCATGATACGCGGTGTTGTTCCAGAAGAACAGGTGGAAGATGTTCCCGGGAAGCCACAGCCCGCAGTGGTCATCTATCCCTTTGATGGtggcgaaggagaagaagaagatggaggtTCTGGGCGACATGCCCGAGAGAATGAAGGCGAGGCCGCCGCCGAAGGTGTCCAAGAGAAGCCCTTCTACCGGGTGGTTGTATTGGCTGCCGAAGGAGTATGGGACGACGAGGCGGTGGTGCCATGAATGGACGTGGCGGTACAAGAACTTGTTCAGGTGCATGTATCGGTGCCAGAAGTATTGCCATGTATCGAGAACGAACATGGCGACGACGAACTGCCTCACCAGCGAGAGAAACGAGGCCGAATCGTTTGTGGCTGCTGCACTGTGATCATCACCTGTAATCTGTAAATGCACAAGATGAACTCATTGAGTGATGTtgatagaaagagagaaagatcATGGAGGCACGTTGGTGTTCGACCTTAAACACGAGGAAGGCAACAGCAGCTTGAACCAGCTGCTGGAGAAGAACTCCCTTCACCACCTGGAGCTTGGAGACCAAGTTCTTGACGTCCTCATCTTTTCTCGAGTGCAACCGATAGTTGTCGAGGGAGCCAAGCATCAAGTATACGCCGGAGTAAACCCAGTAAACCAGAATGGGCACTACAATGGCTAAGATCTCATCGGAAGGCAGAGAATACTCCATTGCCACACAAAGCTCACGATcccttggtggtggtggtggtgtcttTGCTTCTGTAGTTTATATAGATCACGAAGAGCAAGTGTTTGCTCTCTCCATCTTCTTCTGAGAGAGTCCTCCATTAAAAGTCAGCTAAATACAGCCGACTACCTTGAAATTTAGACTTCCTATAGCGTAGAACCATTTGAAATGATCCATATATGGCTTGGCATTGATGCAATCTCGAAGGGTGCAAAGACTCCAACAAGTTGGACTTGGCTAATGACCTGAGTAGATTTGAGGTTAAGAAAAGGATTAATTGTGTGCAAGAGATTCATAATAATTAATCGCACGTAGTTGGCTAATAAACAAAGATTAGGGAACATGCAGAAGGAAGCAGCTGCATGCATGGCTGTAATATGAACCCAATATAGGAAGTGATCAAACTTATGCACTCCATTTTTGAACGTCAACATGCAGTAAACTGCAAGTGGGGCTTTTTCCACATGGTTGAAGAGTAGTATTTTGCTTAGGTAGTCTGGAAACAGCGTACCAAGTGGTCATAAATAGGGGCAATTTCCTTTGATGTTTCAGAAGTTCTTGAGAAGACTTTGATCCAATATTTCATGAGGAGCAAACAATTGTTGACTGTTTTCCATACACCTTAAATTAGGTATGTAAAATCACATTTTGAACAGCttattgattttatatcaaaagtgAAATATATAGTCATTGGTCATGTATCCATACAATGTATCTATGTGTCATGTATCTATAagaataatattcttataaatatataaaatcatgtgACACCTCAGTTTGAGATTTAATATTAGTATTTTCGGTTAGTAATTCAAATGTATCAAGTTAATGAATCAGTTATCACATCGGATCAAATATCGATAATAAATGGTATGAGAGCGTATCGATCATTTGGCATAGTAAATTAAAGGTCATAAGGTCATTGATCACATATCCAAATAACCTCACAGCATTAACATTTCCATGTCAGTTGCTACATGTTCAAAGTTGAGCTAAACATGCTCAAATACTAAATCTTAGGATGTTGCAGTCCCAGAATGTGGATTTTGGTCAAGGTGATGAAGGCTTTTATAAGAGTTCATTCATCAGTAAGGATGAATGTATCCCTTAGAATAAAGTGGATTTCACTGATCAGAAAACACTTGCTGAAGTTACTGGTGGCTTGGGCAGGATTAATTATTACTGCAGTTGTGGGTTAT
The window above is part of the Musa acuminata AAA Group cultivar baxijiao chromosome BXJ2-6, Cavendish_Baxijiao_AAA, whole genome shotgun sequence genome. Proteins encoded here:
- the LOC135614307 gene encoding protein EMBRYO DEFECTIVE 514-like, whose amino-acid sequence is MGDEHAEKPQVPEGGGLVAEEVPSESGSGTEKRGREEDDEEDCGLKRQKVEGSWEEEKTDGVDGKREGGGDLEVGGCGDGRESEAANVGPKGFKSSVEMFEYFLKLLRSWSPDLDINKYEHMVLLDLLKKGHPEPAKKIGA
- the LOC135613414 gene encoding sphinganine C4-monooxygenase 2-like, whose amino-acid sequence is MEYSLPSDEILAIVVPILVYWVYSGVYLMLGSLDNYRLHSRKDEDVKNLVSKLQVVKGVLLQQLVQAAVAFLVFKITGDDHSAAATNDSASFLSLVRQFVVAMFVLDTWQYFWHRYMHLNKFLYRHVHSWHHRLVVPYSFGSQYNHPVEGLLLDTFGGGLAFILSGMSPRTSIFFFSFATIKGIDDHCGLWLPGNIFHLFFWNNTAYHDVHHQLYGNKYNFSQPFFITWDMILGTHMPYKLERRAGGGLEARPLNRRS